The genomic DNA ATTCCTTCGTCAGCCATTCGAAGTCGCTGTACGCCGGCAGCTTCTCGAAACTGTGGACCGCCGGAGTGGTCGCCCAGGGGAGCTTCTCGCTCGTCCACGTCTCGATGAACGGCGTGAACCCGCTGGGGTCGTCGAGCATCGACGCGCGCACGTTGACGAATGTGTCGATGCCTTCCGGCCGAGTGAACATCCAGCTCATGCAGTAGGGACAGAAGTAGTGCTGGGAGGCTCCGTGCAAGCCGCCGATGACGGGCTCGCCCTGGGTGATCTCGAAGCCCTCGCTCGGAATCGCGGTGCTCAAGGAGAACGCACTGGCGGTCATCCGCTGACAGCCCGTACAATGACAGGCCATGGTGAGCAACGACGGCGCGCTGATCTTCAGCCGCACCCGTCCACACCGGCATCCACCTTCCGC from Melittangium boletus DSM 14713 includes the following:
- a CDS encoding GFA family protein; amino-acid sequence: MSDSKFPAEGGCRCGRVRLKISAPSLLTMACHCTGCQRMTASAFSLSTAIPSEGFEITQGEPVIGGLHGASQHYFCPYCMSWMFTRPEGIDTFVNVRASMLDDPSGFTPFIETWTSEKLPWATTPAVHSFEKLPAYSDFEWLTKEFLALSAK